A region from the Halobacillus mangrovi genome encodes:
- the lipA gene encoding lipoyl synthase: MAKKQEYIRKPDWLKIKINTNKSYTGLKKLMRDKKLNTVCEEARCPNIHECWSERKTATFMILGDTCTRGCRFCAVKTGLPNELDWGEPERVAESVEIMGLKHVVITAVARDDLNDGGAAVFAETVKAVRRRVPGCTVEILPSDMKGDYESLHTLMDGEPDIFNHNIETVRRLTKKVRARAMYDRSLELLRRVKEIRPNTPTKSSIMVGLGETKEEIVQAMDDLLAHNVDIMTIGQYLQPTKKHLNVERYYHPDEFEELKQIALEKGFKHCEAGPMVRSSYHADEQVNSTSAQRRIKYMKGYESQGKELDTTNF, encoded by the coding sequence ATGGCAAAGAAACAAGAGTACATAAGAAAGCCGGATTGGCTGAAAATTAAAATCAACACGAATAAATCCTATACTGGGCTTAAAAAACTCATGCGAGACAAAAAACTAAACACAGTATGTGAGGAAGCACGATGCCCAAACATTCATGAGTGCTGGAGTGAACGAAAAACTGCCACTTTCATGATCCTTGGTGATACATGTACACGCGGCTGCCGTTTCTGTGCAGTCAAAACTGGTCTTCCTAATGAACTGGACTGGGGCGAGCCAGAACGTGTAGCTGAATCCGTAGAAATCATGGGACTTAAACACGTTGTCATCACAGCGGTTGCTCGTGACGACCTTAACGACGGCGGTGCAGCTGTATTTGCTGAAACAGTAAAAGCGGTCAGACGCCGTGTTCCCGGCTGTACAGTAGAGATTCTTCCATCGGATATGAAGGGAGATTACGAAAGCCTTCATACTTTAATGGATGGTGAACCGGACATTTTCAACCATAACATCGAAACAGTTCGTCGCTTAACGAAAAAAGTGCGTGCCCGCGCGATGTATGATCGTTCTTTAGAGTTGCTGCGCCGCGTTAAAGAAATTCGCCCAAACACTCCAACAAAATCAAGTATCATGGTAGGACTTGGGGAAACAAAAGAAGAAATCGTTCAGGCTATGGATGATCTTCTGGCTCATAACGTAGATATTATGACCATCGGCCAATACCTGCAGCCGACGAAAAAGCATTTAAACGTAGAACGTTATTATCATCCGGATGAATTCGAAGAGTTGAAACAAATTGCTCTAGAAAAAGGTTTCAAGCATTGTGAAGCAGGCCCAATGGTACGTTCTTCTTATCACGCGGACGAGCAAGTCAATAGTACATCCGCTCAACGCCGGATTAAGTATATGAAAGGATATGAATCCCAAGGCAAAGAGCTCGATACAACAAACTTCTAA
- the trmL gene encoding tRNA (uridine(34)/cytosine(34)/5-carboxymethylaminomethyluridine(34)-2'-O)-methyltransferase TrmL → MPNHIVLFQPEIPANTGNIARTCLATNSQLHLIRPLGFSTDDKMLKRAGLDYWYDVTIYYYDSIDELYETFPEGEYYYIENFGTKSYADFDFSSTDQDLFFVFGRESDGIPKSLLEGLEDRCLRVPMTDKVRSLNLSNTVSIVLFDALKQQGYPNLIK, encoded by the coding sequence ATGCCTAATCATATCGTATTGTTCCAACCAGAGATTCCAGCCAATACCGGCAATATTGCGAGGACATGTTTAGCTACAAATTCTCAGCTTCATCTAATCCGGCCGCTCGGATTTTCTACTGATGACAAAATGCTGAAGAGAGCAGGTTTGGATTACTGGTATGATGTAACGATCTATTATTATGATTCGATTGATGAACTATATGAAACGTTCCCTGAGGGAGAGTATTATTACATCGAAAACTTTGGTACAAAGTCTTATGCGGATTTTGATTTCTCGTCCACCGACCAAGATTTGTTTTTCGTATTTGGACGCGAGAGTGACGGGATCCCAAAATCATTGCTTGAAGGCCTGGAGGACCGTTGTTTGAGAGTGCCCATGACAGACAAGGTTCGTTCTTTAAACCTTTCTAATACAGTATCCATCGTTTTGTTTGATGCCTTGAAGCAGCAGGGCTATCCGAATTTAATTAAATAA
- a CDS encoding amidase domain-containing protein produces MNPTHQLQTYWQRIIDRLVDQEEEQWLHKKVRGLEERGHRVERATFRIKPYHRIAYDRKESIRYMLFLSLLIKDGKKVYMEEGIYEGLALLERNEIIHQSVSTEAPYTSGLSPSAEFVEKEERKGTPFSYNRREAVRYAERWWDSYNSAYKHFDLDCTNYISQCLRAGGAPTWGLPNRARGWWYTGKNWSYSWAVANSLRWYLSGSRQGLTAKEVSSADQLTPGDVICYDFEGDGRFDHNTIVVKKDSDGMPLVNAHTTNSRHRYWAYEDSTAYTPNIKYKFFIIGG; encoded by the coding sequence ATGAATCCTACTCATCAACTTCAGACATACTGGCAGCGCATCATTGATCGTTTAGTGGATCAAGAAGAAGAGCAGTGGTTACATAAAAAAGTGCGAGGGTTGGAAGAACGAGGGCATAGGGTAGAACGTGCCACCTTTCGTATTAAACCGTATCATCGTATTGCTTACGATCGAAAGGAAAGCATTCGATATATGCTATTTCTTTCTCTTTTAATAAAGGATGGAAAAAAGGTATATATGGAGGAAGGGATTTACGAGGGCCTCGCTTTATTGGAGCGGAATGAAATCATTCATCAATCTGTCTCTACAGAGGCACCGTATACTTCTGGGCTTTCGCCGAGTGCGGAATTCGTTGAGAAGGAAGAGAGGAAAGGTACTCCTTTTTCCTACAACCGAAGAGAAGCAGTTCGCTATGCCGAACGGTGGTGGGACAGTTACAATTCTGCTTACAAGCATTTTGATTTGGATTGTACGAACTATATTTCTCAGTGTTTAAGAGCGGGTGGTGCCCCTACGTGGGGCCTGCCGAACCGGGCACGAGGCTGGTGGTACACAGGAAAGAACTGGAGCTATAGTTGGGCTGTGGCCAATTCTCTGCGCTGGTATCTCAGTGGTTCACGTCAAGGGTTGACCGCGAAAGAAGTCTCTTCCGCTGACCAGCTAACACCGGGAGATGTCATCTGTTATGACTTTGAAGGAGATGGAAGGTTCGATCATAATACGATCGTTGTGAAAAAAGACAGCGATGGAATGCCGCTCGTTAATGCGCACACCACCAATAGTCGTCATCGATACTGGGCCTATGAAGATTCTACCGCCTATACTCCAAACATAAAGTATAAATTTTTCATAATCGGTGGTTGA
- a CDS encoding methylated-DNA--[protein]-cysteine S-methyltransferase — translation MNHRSFLYYDSFTTPLGPMTVLTNDEGVCRIDFGHYEDRIASYQSWKKKHFLKGELVYDPDHKYVKLTKDEIEEYFNGTRIDFTVPLNCYGTEFQRKVWRTLLHNVPYGETRSYKDIAAAMHTPKAIRAVGGAVNQNPFSIIVPCHRVIGSNGKLVGYAGGLEKKQQLLEFEKNHVVLPNSQ, via the coding sequence ATGAACCATCGGTCTTTTTTATATTATGACTCATTTACTACTCCTTTAGGACCGATGACGGTTCTAACGAACGACGAAGGAGTATGTCGAATCGATTTTGGACATTATGAAGACCGTATTGCTTCTTACCAATCATGGAAAAAGAAGCACTTTCTCAAAGGTGAACTGGTCTATGATCCAGATCATAAATATGTAAAACTAACAAAAGATGAAATTGAAGAATATTTTAATGGAACACGAATTGATTTTACGGTTCCTTTGAATTGTTATGGAACAGAGTTTCAAAGAAAGGTATGGAGAACATTGCTGCATAACGTACCTTATGGTGAAACTCGTTCGTATAAAGACATTGCGGCTGCTATGCATACCCCTAAGGCGATTCGAGCTGTTGGAGGAGCGGTTAATCAAAATCCGTTCTCTATTATTGTTCCGTGCCACCGAGTGATAGGAAGCAATGGTAAGCTTGTAGGATATGCAGGCGGTCTTGAGAAGAAACAACAATTGCTAGAATTTGAGAAAAATCATGTGGTTTTACCAAATAGTCAATAA
- the queG gene encoding tRNA epoxyqueuosine(34) reductase QueG encodes MDFHKFKEEVIAYSKEIGIDKIGFASADVFGELKARLKRQEALGYQSGFEKGSVNERTEPSRLLPGAQSIISIALAYPSKMHDAPKSRKGDRRGIFCRASWGQDYHDVLRDRLNKLGAFIQEHFPEVELKSMVDTGELSDRAVAERAGIGFSGKNCAVITPEFGSYVYLGELVTNIPFAPDDPVDDSCGDCNICVDACPTGALVQGGQLNAQRCIAFLTQTKGFLPDEFRTKIGNRLYGCDTCQTVCPKNRKKDFHHHQEFEPDPEIVKPKLTPLLSISNRQFKEKFGFISGSWRGKKPIQRNAILALAHYRDETSISELIRLMNDDPRPVIRGTAAWGLGKIGTPECFEAVEKAMAKEDDEQVLYEMEKGLQFAKL; translated from the coding sequence GTGGATTTTCACAAGTTCAAAGAAGAGGTTATTGCCTACAGCAAGGAAATTGGCATCGATAAGATTGGTTTTGCCTCAGCGGACGTGTTCGGTGAGTTAAAAGCTCGACTGAAGCGCCAAGAAGCGCTTGGTTATCAGTCCGGGTTTGAAAAAGGAAGCGTAAACGAACGAACAGAACCAAGTCGTTTACTTCCAGGTGCTCAATCGATCATATCCATTGCCCTGGCTTACCCTTCAAAAATGCACGATGCACCCAAAAGTAGAAAAGGCGATCGACGCGGGATCTTCTGTCGTGCATCCTGGGGGCAGGATTATCATGATGTGTTGCGGGATCGCCTCAATAAACTGGGAGCTTTCATTCAAGAACATTTTCCTGAAGTTGAACTGAAATCGATGGTGGACACAGGTGAGTTATCTGACCGTGCTGTTGCCGAGCGCGCAGGGATCGGATTCAGTGGTAAGAATTGCGCCGTGATCACACCGGAGTTTGGTTCATATGTATATTTAGGAGAACTTGTTACGAATATTCCATTTGCTCCAGATGATCCGGTGGATGATAGCTGTGGAGATTGCAATATTTGTGTAGATGCATGCCCAACGGGAGCGCTTGTGCAAGGCGGTCAGTTGAATGCGCAGCGCTGCATTGCATTTTTGACACAGACGAAAGGGTTTTTACCCGATGAATTTCGCACTAAAATCGGAAACCGGCTTTATGGATGCGATACGTGCCAGACCGTATGTCCAAAGAATAGAAAGAAGGACTTCCACCACCATCAGGAGTTCGAACCGGACCCAGAGATTGTGAAGCCTAAATTGACACCCCTGCTGTCGATATCGAACCGCCAGTTTAAAGAAAAGTTCGGCTTTATATCCGGTTCATGGAGAGGAAAAAAACCGATCCAGCGAAATGCCATTTTAGCTCTGGCCCATTATCGTGATGAAACGTCCATCAGTGAATTAATTCGTCTGATGAATGACGATCCAAGACCCGTGATCCGCGGTACAGCGGCCTGGGGGCTTGGAAAAATAGGCACGCCAGAGTGCTTTGAAGCTGTTGAAAAAGCAATGGCGAAGGAAGATGACGAACAAGTCCTCTATGAGATGGAGAAAGGGCTGCAATTTGCTAAACTATGA
- a CDS encoding ABC-ATPase domain-containing protein, protein MKKLQQQLKQIDGKSYKGYKQIQGNYSFADFELFIDYVQGDPFAAPSKIRVRIPNEKRAVQSSWKETSRRKVYTEDRLARAVARAVNKNHIQVKGSGKSGMVAIDQPGQEILERTAVSLNQDMTVCLTVGLPANGRRINGKEAEKLFFKVIPEVMKDSIFAIKDEELEAACELADQHEAIEKKMKENNWISFIADGSILPRESGISDRPMKNAVPFKSPEENRVSFYIPHKDEPITGMALEKGIVLIVGGGYHGKSTLLNAMERGVYPHVRGDGREYVITDPQAVKVRAEDGRQVTNVDISPFIKNLPHGADTTQFSTENASGSTSQAANVIEALEADAHTLLIDEDTSATNFMIRDERMQELVVKEKEPITPFIDKIKQMRDDLDVSTILVMGGSGDYFNVADDVIMMDQYVPHNVTKKAKEIAERYPSQRAVASEQEFGAVPKRAFLPASLQTRRGKKDKVQAKGKTTIVMGRTDIDLDGVEQLVDPSQTRLIADLIMHMDKKGILKKEQSLSQLLNDIEQQLDTKGLAAFAPFKDQHPGELARPRRFEIAATLNRIRTAKVKDIR, encoded by the coding sequence ATGAAAAAATTACAGCAGCAATTGAAACAAATTGATGGAAAAAGTTATAAAGGCTACAAACAAATCCAAGGGAACTATTCCTTTGCTGATTTTGAACTATTCATTGACTACGTACAGGGCGATCCCTTCGCGGCACCATCTAAGATAAGAGTACGTATTCCTAACGAAAAAAGAGCGGTGCAATCCTCTTGGAAAGAAACATCACGCCGAAAAGTTTATACAGAAGACAGGCTGGCGCGTGCGGTAGCTAGGGCCGTCAATAAGAACCACATCCAAGTAAAAGGTTCAGGAAAAAGCGGGATGGTGGCCATCGATCAGCCAGGTCAGGAAATCCTGGAACGAACGGCGGTTTCCCTCAATCAGGATATGACGGTTTGTTTGACAGTCGGCCTCCCAGCTAATGGACGACGCATTAATGGAAAAGAAGCCGAGAAGCTTTTCTTCAAAGTGATCCCGGAAGTCATGAAGGACTCTATTTTTGCGATAAAAGATGAGGAGTTAGAAGCAGCTTGTGAGCTGGCCGATCAACATGAAGCGATTGAGAAAAAGATGAAGGAAAACAATTGGATTTCCTTTATAGCAGACGGATCCATTTTACCGCGAGAAAGTGGAATTAGTGATCGTCCGATGAAGAATGCCGTACCGTTTAAGAGTCCTGAAGAGAACCGGGTTTCTTTTTATATCCCTCATAAAGATGAGCCTATCACTGGAATGGCTCTAGAGAAGGGGATTGTATTAATTGTCGGAGGCGGTTATCATGGTAAAAGTACCCTCTTGAATGCGATGGAGCGTGGGGTGTATCCTCATGTCAGAGGGGACGGCAGAGAGTATGTGATTACAGACCCACAAGCCGTCAAAGTAAGGGCTGAGGATGGACGACAGGTCACGAACGTCGATATCTCTCCGTTTATAAAAAACCTTCCTCATGGAGCGGACACGACTCAGTTTTCTACGGAAAATGCAAGCGGGAGTACGTCCCAGGCAGCGAATGTCATTGAAGCTTTAGAAGCCGATGCTCACACCCTGTTGATTGATGAAGATACTAGCGCGACAAATTTCATGATTCGGGATGAGCGCATGCAGGAGTTAGTCGTCAAAGAAAAAGAGCCGATTACACCATTTATCGATAAAATTAAACAAATGCGTGATGATTTAGATGTTTCCACGATTCTAGTTATGGGTGGTTCAGGCGATTATTTCAATGTGGCCGATGACGTGATTATGATGGATCAGTATGTGCCTCATAACGTTACGAAAAAAGCAAAAGAAATCGCTGAGCGTTATCCTAGTCAAAGAGCGGTAGCGAGCGAGCAGGAGTTCGGAGCAGTCCCTAAGCGTGCCTTTTTGCCGGCAAGTCTTCAGACTAGACGCGGCAAGAAAGATAAAGTTCAGGCGAAGGGCAAAACAACGATTGTCATGGGGAGAACGGACATTGACCTCGATGGAGTCGAACAGTTGGTGGACCCTTCCCAGACTCGTCTTATCGCAGATTTAATTATGCATATGGATAAAAAAGGAATTCTGAAAAAAGAGCAATCGTTAAGTCAGTTGCTTAACGATATTGAACAGCAATTAGATACGAAAGGACTTGCTGCATTCGCCCCATTTAAAGATCAACATCCAGGTGAATTGGCGCGTCCACGTCGTTTTGAAATTGCTGCAACACTGAATCGGATACGAACAGCAAAAGTAAAAGATATACGATAG
- a CDS encoding TraB/GumN family protein, producing the protein MSTMEENITRIQLGEKELILIGTAHVSKQSAEQVKQVIEDEQPDSVCVELDEQRYQSIKNGDQWKNTDIFQVIKQKKASLLLMNLAISSFQKRMAKQFGIQAGQEMIQGIESAEKTGAKLVLADRNIQTTFARIWGNIGFSGKAKLLLSIIYSIFSNETISEEELEKMKSQDMLDGMLKDLTDNFPTLKKPLIDERDQYLAQKIKKAPGSKVVAVLGAAHVPGIKEEIHKDHDLKKLTKRPPKSKWPKIIGWSIPILIISIIAYTFLANPEAGTQQTISWVLWNGTFSAVGTAAALAHPLAILTAFVAAPITSLNPLIAAGWFAGFVQAYFRRPNVADFDTLSEDVTSVKGFWRNKVTRILLVVILANIGSSLGTFIGGADVIRLFFENL; encoded by the coding sequence ATGTCGACAATGGAAGAGAACATTACGCGGATCCAGTTAGGTGAAAAAGAGTTGATCCTGATTGGAACGGCGCACGTATCGAAGCAAAGTGCTGAACAGGTGAAACAAGTCATTGAAGATGAGCAGCCTGATTCAGTATGTGTAGAATTAGATGAGCAACGATATCAATCCATCAAAAACGGCGATCAATGGAAGAACACCGATATATTTCAAGTAATTAAACAAAAGAAGGCTTCCCTTCTGTTAATGAACCTGGCTATTTCGTCTTTCCAAAAACGAATGGCGAAACAATTCGGCATCCAGGCTGGTCAGGAAATGATTCAAGGAATTGAATCAGCTGAGAAAACCGGGGCAAAGCTTGTTCTTGCTGATCGTAATATCCAAACAACGTTCGCCAGGATCTGGGGTAATATTGGATTTTCAGGAAAAGCGAAACTCCTTCTTTCCATTATCTACAGTATATTCAGTAATGAAACGATCTCAGAAGAAGAGCTAGAAAAAATGAAATCCCAGGACATGCTGGATGGGATGCTGAAAGACCTGACAGATAATTTTCCAACTTTAAAGAAGCCGCTTATAGATGAGCGAGATCAGTATTTGGCGCAAAAAATTAAAAAGGCACCAGGCAGCAAAGTAGTAGCTGTCCTGGGGGCGGCCCACGTTCCTGGTATTAAAGAAGAGATCCATAAAGATCATGATCTGAAAAAGCTGACGAAGCGACCGCCGAAATCGAAATGGCCAAAGATCATTGGCTGGTCGATTCCGATTTTGATCATCTCGATTATTGCTTATACGTTTTTAGCAAACCCTGAAGCAGGCACACAGCAAACGATCAGCTGGGTATTGTGGAATGGAACATTCTCTGCAGTTGGAACTGCAGCGGCACTCGCCCATCCACTTGCTATTTTGACCGCTTTTGTAGCGGCACCGATTACGTCACTCAATCCGTTGATTGCAGCTGGCTGGTTTGCCGGTTTTGTACAAGCGTATTTCCGCAGGCCGAATGTAGCGGACTTTGATACACTATCTGAAGATGTAACAAGTGTTAAAGGCTTTTGGCGTAACAAAGTGACAAGAATTCTGCTTGTCGTCATCTTAGCGAACATCGGAAGCTCTCTCGGAACATTCATTGGTGGAGCGGACGTGATCCGATTGTTTTTTGAAAATCTATAA
- the ade gene encoding adenine deaminase, protein MSPSKDELKKDIEIASKSTPADVVIKNGRILDVFNLEWLDTDIALSNGKIVGLGQYEGKETIDAKGRYVCPSFIDGHVHIESSMVPPSEFAKVVLPHGVTSVVTDPHEIANVLGQKGIEFMIDDSNHLPLDVYFMLPSCVPSTPFENAGAVLKAKDLQPFLKNERVLGLAEVMDYPSLAAGEDSMVDKIMMAQSAGGKIDGHLAGLETNAINVYRAAGVSTDHECNTLEDATDRLRRGMYLLIREGSVAKDLSNLISVVTPANARRCLFCTDDKHLDELTDEGSIDHHIRLAIQAGVSPLQAYQMASLNAAECYGLNHKGALAPGYDADFLMVDDLESVKISEVYKRGKLVAQNETYLGHNGSKKAPSPAITSTVQFKDLSEENMAIPISDGKKANIIEINPNQLKTNKIVEEVELKDGMFSPSIENDQLKMIVVERHSMTSNVGAGIVKGFGLKEGAIATSIAHDSHNIVAAGTNDQDLMAAIQELKEMQGGLVVIKNTQVIASLPLPIAGLMSDQDFTTVNKGLKTIKKALASLGFTDAFNPFLTLSFLTLPVIPSLKLTDTGLFDVEAFKHIQVSL, encoded by the coding sequence ATGAGTCCTAGTAAAGACGAGTTAAAAAAAGATATTGAAATCGCCAGTAAAAGTACACCTGCTGACGTCGTCATTAAAAACGGCCGTATCTTAGACGTTTTCAACTTAGAATGGCTGGATACGGACATTGCTCTCTCCAATGGAAAAATCGTGGGGCTGGGCCAATATGAAGGTAAAGAAACGATTGATGCAAAAGGACGCTATGTTTGCCCCTCCTTCATCGATGGCCACGTCCATATTGAATCTTCTATGGTCCCTCCTTCTGAATTCGCCAAAGTCGTACTCCCGCACGGTGTCACTTCAGTGGTTACTGATCCTCATGAAATCGCTAATGTCCTCGGTCAAAAAGGAATCGAATTCATGATTGATGACTCCAACCACCTGCCACTGGACGTTTATTTTATGCTTCCCTCTTGCGTCCCTTCTACACCTTTTGAAAATGCCGGAGCAGTCCTGAAAGCAAAGGATTTGCAACCTTTTCTTAAGAACGAAAGAGTGCTCGGCCTAGCAGAAGTAATGGATTACCCCTCCTTAGCCGCTGGAGAAGATTCAATGGTAGATAAAATTATGATGGCTCAAAGCGCAGGCGGCAAAATTGATGGGCATTTAGCTGGTCTTGAAACAAACGCCATTAACGTCTACCGTGCAGCTGGCGTCAGCACGGACCATGAATGCAACACCTTAGAGGATGCAACAGACCGTTTAAGACGAGGCATGTACCTGCTCATACGAGAAGGGTCTGTAGCGAAGGATCTATCTAACCTGATCAGTGTCGTGACGCCAGCGAACGCTAGAAGATGTCTGTTCTGCACAGATGATAAGCATCTCGATGAACTCACTGACGAAGGAAGTATTGATCATCATATTCGTTTAGCGATTCAAGCAGGAGTATCCCCTCTTCAGGCGTACCAAATGGCCTCCTTGAATGCCGCCGAGTGTTATGGGTTAAACCATAAAGGAGCTTTAGCTCCCGGTTATGATGCAGACTTTTTAATGGTAGACGATCTTGAATCCGTAAAAATATCTGAAGTGTATAAAAGAGGCAAGCTGGTTGCTCAAAATGAAACATACCTTGGTCATAATGGTTCAAAAAAAGCCCCTTCCCCAGCCATTACATCCACTGTACAATTTAAGGATCTAAGTGAGGAAAACATGGCTATCCCAATTAGTGATGGAAAGAAAGCGAATATAATTGAAATCAACCCAAATCAGTTGAAGACGAACAAAATTGTCGAAGAGGTCGAACTGAAAGATGGTATGTTTTCTCCATCAATAGAAAATGATCAATTAAAAATGATTGTGGTAGAAAGACATTCAATGACAAGTAATGTAGGGGCCGGGATCGTCAAAGGTTTCGGATTAAAAGAAGGAGCAATTGCTACCTCTATTGCACATGACTCACATAACATCGTCGCAGCAGGGACAAATGATCAAGATTTAATGGCAGCCATCCAAGAGCTGAAGGAAATGCAAGGCGGCCTGGTTGTTATCAAAAACACGCAAGTCATTGCTTCCCTCCCACTGCCGATTGCCGGCCTGATGTCCGATCAGGATTTCACAACAGTTAATAAAGGACTGAAGACCATCAAAAAAGCCCTGGCTTCGTTAGGTTTTACAGACGCATTTAATCCATTTTTGACGTTATCCTTTTTGACCCTGCCCGTCATTCCATCCTTAAAGCTTACGGATACGGGGTTATTTGATGTGGAAGCATTCAAGCACATCCAGGTTTCACTTTAA
- a CDS encoding poly-gamma-glutamate hydrolase family protein has product MNKALVTAGIVTSVVIIMTILIKNGINDSQDEEASCHDRFCSFEDLKQVYQEDEDWEIQTRDASSNKLLVSAIHGGGIERVTSQVADHIAGDRYNFYTFKGKLSSGNFDNLHITSTHFDEPAVLRMVSAVDHHISIHGTKGEVPKTLLGGLNKDLKELIATSLEQNGFTVEEAPEDLDGDHPKNIVNLSKTGQGVQLELTTAQRKAFFKNGKIDYSSRSDPSNQTAAFDHYVKAIQSAIEEYEEI; this is encoded by the coding sequence ATGAATAAAGCACTAGTAACTGCTGGTATAGTAACCTCTGTGGTTATTATAATGACCATTCTCATAAAAAATGGAATAAATGATTCCCAAGATGAAGAAGCCTCATGTCATGATCGGTTCTGCAGCTTTGAAGATCTAAAGCAGGTGTATCAAGAAGACGAAGATTGGGAGATTCAAACACGCGATGCTTCAAGCAATAAGCTGTTAGTCAGCGCCATTCATGGCGGAGGCATTGAGCGAGTCACTTCACAGGTGGCTGATCACATTGCTGGTGATCGTTATAATTTTTACACCTTTAAAGGCAAACTAAGTTCGGGTAACTTTGATAACCTACATATAACTTCTACTCATTTCGATGAGCCAGCAGTTTTAAGAATGGTGAGTGCTGTGGATCATCATATTTCTATACATGGTACTAAGGGTGAAGTGCCAAAAACACTTCTAGGGGGCTTAAATAAGGATTTAAAAGAATTGATAGCCACCAGCTTAGAACAAAACGGGTTCACGGTTGAAGAAGCTCCTGAAGACTTGGATGGTGATCATCCTAAGAATATCGTGAATCTATCCAAAACTGGACAAGGTGTGCAATTGGAATTGACGACAGCGCAAAGGAAAGCCTTCTTTAAAAATGGAAAGATCGATTATAGTTCGAGAAGCGATCCATCAAATCAGACAGCTGCCTTCGATCATTATGTGAAAGCGATCCAGTCAGCTATAGAGGAATATGAAGAGATTTAA